The following are encoded in a window of Mycobacterium decipiens genomic DNA:
- a CDS encoding PE family protein, whose product MSFVMAQPEMLAAAAGTLQSIGATTVASAAAAAAPTTGVVPPAADEVSALTAAHFAAHAAMFQTVSARAAAIHEQFVSTLTTSAGSYAATEVANAAAAG is encoded by the coding sequence GTGTCCTTCGTGATGGCACAACCAGAGATGTTGGCGGCGGCGGCCGGCACCTTGCAGAGCATCGGCGCTACCACAGTGGCCAGCGCGGCCGCTGCGGCCGCCCCGACCACTGGGGTGGTGCCACCCGCCGCGGATGAGGTGTCGGCGCTGACTGCAGCGCACTTCGCCGCGCACGCAGCGATGTTTCAGACCGTGAGCGCTCGGGCTGCCGCGATTCATGAACAGTTTGTAAGCACCCTTACCACCAGCGCTGGCTCGTATGCGGCCACCGAAGTCGCCAATGCGGCGGCGGCCGGCTGA